A genome region from Cervus canadensis isolate Bull #8, Minnesota chromosome 10, ASM1932006v1, whole genome shotgun sequence includes the following:
- the LOC122447883 gene encoding alpha-1,6-mannosyl-glycoprotein 2-beta-N-acetylglucosaminyltransferase-like, which yields MRFRIYKRKVLILMLVVAACGFVLWSSNGRQRKNEALAPPLLDVDPARGAGARAGDQLAVSVGIRQGSNESAAPLVAAAPQPEVDNLTLRYRSLVYQLNFDQTLRNVDKAGSWTPPPRELALVVQVHNRPEYLKLLLDSLRKAQGIDDVLVIFSHDFWSTEINQLIAGVDFCPVLQAFFPFSIQLYPNEFPGTDPRDCPRDVEKNAALRMGCINAE from the coding sequence ATGAGGTTCCGCATCTATAAGCGGAAGGTGCTGATCTTGATGCTCGTGGTGGCCGCCTGCGGCTTCGTCCTCTGGAGCAGCAATGGGCGACAAAGGAAGAACGAGGCCCTCGCCCCGCCGCTGCTGGACGTCGATCCCGCGCGGGGTGCGGGCGCCCGGGCCGGGGACCAGCTCGCCGTGTCGGTGGGCATCCGCCAGGGCTCCAACGAGTCGGCGGCTCCGCTGGTCGCCGCTGCCCCGCAGCCCGAGGTGGACAATCTGACGCTGCGGTACCGGTCCCTGGTGTACCAGCTGAACTTTGACCAGACGCTGAGGAATGTAGATAAGGCCGGCTCCtggacccccccaccccgagaGCTGGCGCTGGTGGTCCAGGTGCACAACCGGCCCGAATACCTCAAACTGCTGCTGGACTCACTTCGAAAAGCCCAGGGAATTGACGACGTCCTCGTCATCTTTAGCCATGACTTCTGGTCGACCGAAATCAATCAGCTGATTGCTGGGGTGGATTTCTGTCCAGTTCTGCAGGCGTTCTTTCCTTTCAGCATTCAGTTGTACCCTAACGAGTTCCCGGGCACTGACCCTAGAGATTGCCCCAGAGACGTGGAGAAGAATGCAGCTTTGCGGATGGGATGCATTAATGCTGAATAG